A region of the Curtobacterium flaccumfaciens pv. betae genome:
TCAGCGTCATCGGCACCGGCTACCTCGGTGCCACCCACGCGGCCGCCATGGCCGAGATGGGCTTCGAGACCATCGGCGTCGACATCGACCCGTCGAAGCTCGCCGCGCTGTCCGCCGGTGAGGTCCCGTTCTTCGAGCCCGGGCTGCCCGAGCTCATCACGAAGCACGTCGCCAGCGGCAAGCTCCGCTTCACCTCCGACATCGCCTCGGCCGTGGCCGCTGCGGACGTCCACTTCGTCTGCGTCGGCACACCGCAGAAGGCCGGATCGCACGCCGCGAACCTTGCCTACGTGGAGAGCGCCACCCGTGGTGTCGCCGAGAACCTCACCCACCCGGGCCTCATCGTCGGCAAGTCGACGGTCCCGGTGGGCACGGCATCGCGACTCCGCGGCATCGTCCGCGAGTTCACCCCCGCCGGCATCGACGCGGAGCTCATCTGGAACCCCGAGTTCCTGCGCGAGGGCAAGGCCGTCGAGGACACGCTGCACCCGGACCGTCTGGTCTGGGGCGGAGCCTCCGAGGCCGCCGACGCCGTGATCCGCGAGGTCTACGCGGCACCGATCAGCGAGGGCACGCCGGTCATCACCACCGACCTCGCCACCGCGGAGCTCGTCAAGGTGAGCGCCAACGCGTTCCTCGCCACGAAGATCTCGTTCATCAACGCGATCTCCGAGATGTGCGCGATCACCGGTGCCGACGTCTCCACGCTGGCCGACGCCCTCGGCCACGACGCCCGCATCGGCCGGAAGTTCCTGAACGCCGGCCTCGGCTTCGGCGGCGGCTGCCTGCCGAAGGACATCCGGGCGCTCATGTACCGCGCGAACGAGATCGGCGCGGGCCAGGTCGTCGGCCTCATGCAGCAGGTCGACGAGATCAACATGGGGCAGCGCCAGCGGGTCATCGACATGGCGATCGACTCGGCCGGGGGATCGGTGCTCAACCGTCGCGTTGCCGTCATCGGTGCCGCGTTCAAACCCCTGACCGACGACGTCCGGGACTCCCCGGCGCTGAACGTCGCCGCTGCGCTGCACCTCCGCGGCGCGCAGGTGACGCTCTGGGACCCCGAGGCGATGGAGCCCGCGAAGCGCTCGTTCCCGACGCTGAGCTACGCCGCCTCGATGACGGACGCGATCGAGGGCGCCGACGTCGTCCTCGTACTCACCGAGTGGGACGACATCATCACCGCCGACCCGGTCGCCCTCGGTGACCTCGTCGGGCGCCGCGTCGTCATCGACGCGCGCAACTGCCTCCCGGTCTCCGACTGGGTGAAAGCGGGGTGGACCGTCCGTTCCCTGGGACGTCCCACGCCGGTCACGGGTGCACCCGTGAGCGTCGCAGCGGGGACGAACGACGCGTTGGCCACGAGCCGCTAGTCACCGTTCGCGAGACGGGGTCCGTGCCGGGCGGCGCGGGCCCCGTTCCCGTGCGCCCGGGGCCGTACCTGGTCGAATCGGGCGTTCCTGGTCGAATCGGGCGTACGTGGTCGAATGGGGCGTACCTGGTCGTTCCGGGCGTACCGGGTCGAACCGGGCGTACCGGGTCGGAAGTTCTGACCAGGTACGCCCGATTCCGCTTTCCAGTCCAGCTGCGATGGGAAGGAACGTGCGTCGCGACCGCCTGGAGGCCCGGCGCCCGCCCGCCGGACCGGCACCGGGCCTCCAGGCGGTCGCGTCAGCACCCCGAGCAGACGGTGGCCGCGTTCTCTCGCGCTGGGCGACACCTCACGGGCGGCGCAGCCCGTGAGGTGTCGCCCAGCCCGAAACGTGGCCGGCACGACGAAGGGCCCCGCACCTGACGGTGCGGGGCCCTTCGTGTGGTGTCAGCGGAACTCAGACGCCGAAGTACAGCTCGTACTCGAACGGGTGCGGGCGCTGGGCCAGCGGGAGGATCTCGTTCTCACGCTTGTAGTCGATCCAGGTCTGGATGAGGTCCTCGGTGAAGACGTTGCCCTTCGTGAGGAACTCGTGGTCCGCCTCGAGCGCGTCGAGCGCCTCGTCGAGGGAGCCGGGGACCTGGGGGATGCCCTTCGCCTCTTCCGGCGGGAGCTCGTAGAGGTCCTTGTCGACCGGCTCGTGCGGCTCGATGCGGTTCTGGATGCCGTCGAGGCCCGCCATCAGCTGTGCGGCGAAGGCCAGGTACGGGTTGCCGGAGGCGTCGGGCGCGCGGAACTCGATGCGCTTGGCCTTCGGGTTGGTGCCCGTGATCGGGATGCGGATCGCCGCCGAGCGGTTGCCAGCCGAGTAGACCAGGTTGACCGGTGCCTCGAAGCCCTTGACCAGTCGGTGGTACGAGTTGATCGACGGGTTGGTGAAGGCGAGCAGCGCCGAGGCGTGCTTCAGGATGCCGCCGATGTACCAGCGGGCGAGGTCCGACAGCCCGCCGTAGCCGTTCTCGTCGTAGAAGAGCGGCTTGCCGTCCGACCAGAGCGACTGGTGGGTGTGCATGCCCGAGCCGTTGTCGCCGAAGAGCGGCTTCGGCATGAACGTGGCGACCTTGCCCCACTGGTCAGCGGTGTTCTTGACGATGTACTTGAACTTCAGGATGTCGTCCGCGGCGTGGACCATCGTGTCGAACTTGTAGTTGATCTCCTGCTGGCCGCCCGTGCCCACCTCGTGGTGCGAGCGCTCGAGCTCGAAGCCGGCGTCGATCAGCTTGAGGGTGATGTCGTCGCGCAGGTCGGCGGTCTTGTCGACCGGCGACACGGGGAAGTAGCCGCCCTTGTACGGGGTCTTGTTGGCGAGGTTGCCGCCCTCTTCGTCGCGACCGGTGTTCCAGGCGCCCTCTTCGGAGTCGACCGCGTAGAAGGACTCGTTCTGCGTGACCGAGTAGCGGACGTCGTCGAAGATGTAGAACTCGGCCTCGGGGGCGAAGAACGCGGTGTCCGCGATGCCCGTCGACGCGAGGTACTTCTCGGCCTTCTTCGCCACCTGGCGCGGGTCACGGCCGTAGATCTCGCCGTTCCGCGGGTTGTAGATGTCGAAGATCATGATGAGCGTGCGCTCGGCGCGGAACTGGTCGACGTACGCCGTGGTGACATCGGGGATCAGCTGCATGTCGGACTCGTGGATCGACGCGAACCCACGGATCGAGGAGCCGTCGAACAGCTGGCCGACCGAGAAGAAGTCCTCGTCGACGGTGGATGCCGGGATGTTGAAGTGCTGCTGCACACCGGGCAGGTCCGTGAAGCGGATGTCGAGGAACTTGACGTCGGTGTCCTTGATGAAGGCCAGGACCTCGGAGGAATCGCTGAACATGGGGCCGATCTCCAATGGGTTGGGTGATGTCGGAGGCACCGGTCAAGGCACCTCCGACGAGGCTATTGACACGGGGTTTCCCGGACATGACTGGTTTGTTTCGGGCGTGTTACGCCCGGGCCGTCGCCTACGCTGGGGACCATGGCCCGCAGCACTCCCAGTCCGTCCGCGCCCTCCGAGCACCCGGACGGGTGGCCGGGCAAGGACCTCGGTCTGCCGGAGTCCGGACCCCGGAGTGTCGGGCGGATCGGCCGGCGGGTCGTGGCGCTGCTGATCGACGGCGCGCTGGCCGACCTGGTCGCCTACGTCACCGGCGTGTGGTCGCCGGTGAACGGTTCGGGCGACATCGCGCACTCGTGGGTGCAGATCGCCATCTTCGCCGTGCTGCAGATCGTGTTCATCTGCCTGCTGTCCGGGTCGTTCGGCCACATCTGCGTCGGACTGCGGGTCGTCCCGATGCGCGGGGGCTACGTCGGGGTGTGGCGGCCGATCCTCCGGACGGTGCTGCTCTGCCTGGTGGTCCCGGCGCTCATCATCGACCGCGACAGCCGGGGCGCACACGATCGCATCGCCGGGACGGTGCTCGTCCGGCGCTGAGCCGGGCTGTGTGGTGCGAGGTTCCGTACTCGGTGCCCGCCTGCGCTTCCCGCACCGAGTACGGAACCTCGCACCGTGCAAGACCGGCTTCGAGCGAGGCACGCACCCCGCTTGCACCCCGCACGCACGAGAACGCCCCCGACCAGGTGGTCGGGGGCGTCCTCATGTCGTGTGGGGCTTCGGTCAGCGCGGCCGTCCGGCGCGGGCCCGCATCGGGTCCATGCCCTTCGGGATCGAGGCCGCGGGGCTCTGCGTCAGCGAGTCGAGACGGTTCGCGACCGCCAGGACCTCGTTGCGGTTGAGCGACTTCTTGAGCTTGTTCATGGCGCGGGGCAGCTTGTGCAGCGTCAGGCTCTCACCGGTACCGTCACCCACGTGCAGCACGTGCACGGCGACGTTCGGGACGATGCGCTGGACCTTGCGGCGCTCCTCGTCGACCTGGCGGTTGAGGTTGCCGCGCTGGCCCTCGGTGATCAGGACGACACCCGGGCGACCCACGGCGCGGTAGACCGCTGCCTGCGAGCGACCGTGCACCGCGACCGGCATCTCGCTCGAGCGCCACTGGCGACGGAGCGAGTTCGACAGCACGGCACCGACGGCGCCGGGCTGGCCTTCGATCTGCGAGTACGCGGCACGTTCGGCCAGACGACCGAGCACGATGAGGAAGAGCAGCACACCGAGCAGCACACCGGCGACGATCCACAGGACGATCGCGAGCCAGTTCTGCCCCGGCAGGAGCAGCGCCAGCAGGACACCGAGGACGACCGGACCGACGAAGGCGAGGGCGAACCACCAGACCGACGACGGGTCGGCCTTTCGGGTCATCTGGAAGACCTGGAACATCTGCTTGAGACGCCCCGGCTCCTTCGCCTTCTTGTCTGTGGAAGAGCTGCGTGCCATGCGAACAGGATACGGCCTCCGTGCGCCGGGGGAGACCGTCGCGTGTCCGGCTGTGCGCGAACACGTCTTGTCCACAGATGGTGCGGGAGAGCCTGGAGGCCCGCCGCGCCACCGCCACGCTGGTCACCATGGAGACGAGCACCGACCACCACCCGGATCGCTGGATCGCGACCGGCAACGAGCGCGACGAGCACGAGGAGCACGACGGGCACGCCGGGCACGACGGGCACGACGAGCGCGACGTGCTCGTGTGGGTCGCCGACCGCTCCGCGGCCGCCGAGCGCCACCTCGTCCCGGTGGCCGCGGTCGGTCGGACGCCGACGGGGCGTCTCGTCGTCGACCTCGACCGGCCCACGGGCACGCCGCTCGTGCCGGCGCTCAACCGGCTCGGCACCCCGACCACCGGCGTCGCGGTGACCCTGACGGTCCCGCTCCTGGAGCTCCTGGTGGCGGTGCACGACGGCGCGGTCCTGCTCGGTGCCGCCGGCATCGACGACGTGCTGGTGGACGACTCCGGTGCCGTCGTGCTCTGCGACCGCCCGACGAACGCGACGAACCCGACCAACTCACTCAACGAGACGAACCCGATCAGCCCGACCAACGCGGCGACCCCGACGCACACCGCGCACCCGGGGGATGCGACCCGGACCCTCGTGCTCGCAG
Encoded here:
- a CDS encoding UDP-glucose dehydrogenase family protein yields the protein MSESKKSTASADTRPAPVISVIGTGYLGATHAAAMAEMGFETIGVDIDPSKLAALSAGEVPFFEPGLPELITKHVASGKLRFTSDIASAVAAADVHFVCVGTPQKAGSHAANLAYVESATRGVAENLTHPGLIVGKSTVPVGTASRLRGIVREFTPAGIDAELIWNPEFLREGKAVEDTLHPDRLVWGGASEAADAVIREVYAAPISEGTPVITTDLATAELVKVSANAFLATKISFINAISEMCAITGADVSTLADALGHDARIGRKFLNAGLGFGGGCLPKDIRALMYRANEIGAGQVVGLMQQVDEINMGQRQRVIDMAIDSAGGSVLNRRVAVIGAAFKPLTDDVRDSPALNVAAALHLRGAQVTLWDPEAMEPAKRSFPTLSYAASMTDAIEGADVVLVLTEWDDIITADPVALGDLVGRRVVIDARNCLPVSDWVKAGWTVRSLGRPTPVTGAPVSVAAGTNDALATSR
- the glnA gene encoding type I glutamate--ammonia ligase — translated: MFSDSSEVLAFIKDTDVKFLDIRFTDLPGVQQHFNIPASTVDEDFFSVGQLFDGSSIRGFASIHESDMQLIPDVTTAYVDQFRAERTLIMIFDIYNPRNGEIYGRDPRQVAKKAEKYLASTGIADTAFFAPEAEFYIFDDVRYSVTQNESFYAVDSEEGAWNTGRDEEGGNLANKTPYKGGYFPVSPVDKTADLRDDITLKLIDAGFELERSHHEVGTGGQQEINYKFDTMVHAADDILKFKYIVKNTADQWGKVATFMPKPLFGDNGSGMHTHQSLWSDGKPLFYDENGYGGLSDLARWYIGGILKHASALLAFTNPSINSYHRLVKGFEAPVNLVYSAGNRSAAIRIPITGTNPKAKRIEFRAPDASGNPYLAFAAQLMAGLDGIQNRIEPHEPVDKDLYELPPEEAKGIPQVPGSLDEALDALEADHEFLTKGNVFTEDLIQTWIDYKRENEILPLAQRPHPFEYELYFGV
- a CDS encoding RDD family protein — encoded protein: MARSTPSPSAPSEHPDGWPGKDLGLPESGPRSVGRIGRRVVALLIDGALADLVAYVTGVWSPVNGSGDIAHSWVQIAIFAVLQIVFICLLSGSFGHICVGLRVVPMRGGYVGVWRPILRTVLLCLVVPALIIDRDSRGAHDRIAGTVLVRR
- a CDS encoding DUF4191 domain-containing protein, with the protein product MARSSSTDKKAKEPGRLKQMFQVFQMTRKADPSSVWWFALAFVGPVVLGVLLALLLPGQNWLAIVLWIVAGVLLGVLLFLIVLGRLAERAAYSQIEGQPGAVGAVLSNSLRRQWRSSEMPVAVHGRSQAAVYRAVGRPGVVLITEGQRGNLNRQVDEERRKVQRIVPNVAVHVLHVGDGTGESLTLHKLPRAMNKLKKSLNRNEVLAVANRLDSLTQSPAASIPKGMDPMRARAGRPR